The Longimicrobium sp. genome has a segment encoding these proteins:
- a CDS encoding DUF350 domain-containing protein: MDDLMQHLVAALVYALLGIVIFVLAFVVLDRLTPGSLWKEIIDEHNTALAVLSGAIAIGISIIIAAAIW; encoded by the coding sequence ATGGACGACCTGATGCAGCACCTGGTGGCGGCGCTGGTCTACGCGCTGCTGGGGATCGTGATCTTCGTGCTGGCGTTCGTGGTGCTGGACCGGCTGACGCCCGGCTCGCTGTGGAAGGAGATCATCGACGAGCACAACACGGCGCTGGCGGTGCTGTCGGGCGCCATCGCCATCGGCATCTCCATCATCATCGCCGCCGCGATCTGGTAG
- a CDS encoding DUF4178 domain-containing protein, whose amino-acid sequence MTRPTGRCPSCGAPVEFVSAASVQTTCRYCTSVLVRTDVDLRAVGVKSTVPPSVSPIRLGTRGAHDGRRFQVVGRLVYAYERGRWNEWHLAYDDGGTGWLSDAQAEYAVTAQAPAPPVPGAHEVHPGMAVDVGGERLTVSVVTRARYAGTEGELPFEEWEAGEKVFADLMGGRGRFGTIDYSESPPLLFVGRAVTFDELGLTELREPEEVKAATQTLNCPNCAGTVIVRAADRTVNVVCAHCRSVLDARTPALQLLQTYHSRLERTPKIPLGTAGTLDGQPWEVIGFQVRSIRVEGRDYPWDEYLLFSPARGFRYLTEYQGHWSLGATLREVPQLTRHGRPVATLGGRRYRHFQRAVAETTFVLGEFPWEVRAGDRVGVSDFVAPPYMLSSEETEGETTWTLSEYLPGAAVWKAFGLQGRPPHPRGVYANQPIPGGVRAWPKWRAALVMLAALAALAIFRYAQGGATVETRRFEFDPLAPEDQQGQVIGPLVLGGRTSNVEVDVHADVQNEWAYFDFSLADSAGSATRFGREVSFYEGVDGGEHWTEGSHSGHVKVPGVPPGRYWLRVEPQGERPYSYEVSVRRDVPSGWMYVVAALLLLLPPGLASLRVGTFESARWAESDYPPSD is encoded by the coding sequence GTGACGCGCCCGACGGGCCGCTGCCCCAGCTGCGGCGCGCCGGTGGAGTTCGTCTCCGCCGCCAGCGTGCAGACCACCTGCCGCTACTGCACGTCGGTGCTGGTGCGCACCGACGTGGACCTGCGCGCCGTGGGCGTCAAGTCCACCGTGCCGCCCAGCGTCTCGCCCATCCGCCTGGGCACGCGCGGCGCGCACGACGGCCGCCGCTTCCAGGTGGTGGGCCGGCTGGTGTACGCCTACGAGCGCGGCCGCTGGAACGAGTGGCACCTGGCGTACGACGACGGCGGCACCGGGTGGCTCTCCGACGCGCAGGCCGAGTACGCCGTAACCGCGCAGGCGCCGGCGCCGCCCGTCCCCGGCGCGCACGAGGTGCACCCCGGGATGGCCGTGGACGTCGGGGGCGAGCGGCTCACCGTGAGCGTGGTGACGCGGGCCCGGTACGCCGGCACCGAGGGCGAGCTGCCGTTCGAGGAGTGGGAGGCGGGGGAGAAGGTCTTCGCCGACCTGATGGGCGGACGGGGCCGCTTCGGCACCATCGACTACAGCGAAAGCCCGCCGCTGCTGTTCGTGGGCCGCGCGGTGACGTTCGACGAGCTCGGGCTGACGGAGCTGCGCGAGCCCGAGGAGGTGAAGGCCGCCACCCAGACGCTGAACTGCCCCAACTGCGCCGGCACCGTCATCGTGCGCGCCGCCGACCGCACCGTGAACGTGGTGTGCGCGCACTGCCGGTCGGTGCTCGACGCGCGCACGCCGGCCCTGCAGCTGCTGCAGACCTACCATTCGCGCCTCGAGCGCACTCCGAAGATCCCCCTGGGCACCGCGGGCACGCTGGACGGCCAGCCGTGGGAGGTGATCGGCTTCCAGGTGCGCTCGATCCGGGTGGAGGGGCGCGACTATCCGTGGGACGAGTACCTGCTCTTCTCCCCCGCCCGCGGGTTCCGCTACCTGACCGAGTACCAGGGCCACTGGAGCCTGGGCGCCACCCTCCGCGAGGTGCCGCAGCTCACCCGGCACGGACGCCCGGTGGCCACCCTGGGCGGGCGCCGGTACCGGCATTTCCAGCGTGCGGTGGCCGAGACCACCTTCGTGCTGGGCGAGTTCCCGTGGGAGGTGCGGGCCGGCGACCGGGTGGGCGTGAGCGACTTCGTGGCGCCGCCGTACATGCTGTCGTCGGAGGAGACCGAGGGCGAGACCACGTGGACGCTCTCGGAGTACCTCCCCGGCGCGGCGGTCTGGAAAGCGTTCGGGCTGCAGGGGCGGCCGCCCCACCCGCGGGGCGTGTACGCCAACCAGCCCATCCCGGGCGGCGTCCGCGCGTGGCCGAAGTGGCGGGCGGCGCTGGTGATGCTGGCGGCGCTCGCGGCGCTGGCCATCTTCCGCTACGCCCAGGGCGGCGCCACGGTGGAAACGCGCCGCTTCGAGTTCGACCCGCTGGCGCCCGAGGACCAGCAGGGGCAGGTGATCGGGCCGCTGGTGCTGGGCGGGCGCACCAGCAACGTGGAGGTCGACGTCCACGCCGACGTGCAGAACGAGTGGGCGTACTTCGACTTCTCGCTGGCCGACAGCGCCGGGAGCGCCACGCGCTTCGGCCGCGAGGTCAGCTTCTACGAGGGGGTGGACGGCGGCGAGCACTGGACCGAGGGCTCGCATTCGGGGCACGTGAAGGTGCCCGGCGTGCCGCCCGGCCGCTACTGGCTGCGCGTGGAGCCGCAGGGCGAGCGTCCCTACTCGTACGAGGTCTCCGTGCGGCGCGACGTGCCGTCGGGGTGGATGTACGTGGTGGCCGCGCTCCTCCTGCTCCTTCCGCCCGGGCTGGCCTCGCTGCGCGTGGGAACGTTCGAGTCCGCCCGCTGGGCGGAGAGCGACTACCCGCCGAGCGACTGA
- a CDS encoding DUF4268 domain-containing protein, translating to MYLINRSTNRIEPLQRRTFAELGLRERSNLQEWIANHPVALGEELLVIQKEFAGFADTAERLDLLALDKRGNLVIIENKLDDSGRDVTWQALKYASYCSSLTKEQIRSVFQHFLDQQSTGASAADRLAEFFHAEYEELDLNPGFSQRIILIAGHFRKEVTSTVLWLMNYKLQVQCFEVTVYSLGDELFLGLEQIIPLRGAEEYIIGIAGKTQEDALRQKEIPERHRVRRAFWTYVLERMNGETDLFRNISPGNDAWIGTGSGIGGIVFNMVATRSASRVEVYINRERQENELIFDALFARRVEFEAAMAMPIHWFRNDEGKGCRIDVTTDGNLYDRDRWPEMADFLIRTTIRFVATFREPLHEVVRAIRAR from the coding sequence ATGTACCTGATCAACCGCTCTACCAACCGGATCGAGCCGCTCCAGCGGCGCACCTTTGCCGAATTGGGCCTCCGCGAGCGGTCCAACCTGCAGGAATGGATCGCGAATCACCCCGTCGCGCTGGGTGAGGAACTTCTCGTGATCCAGAAGGAGTTCGCCGGCTTCGCGGACACCGCGGAACGGCTGGATCTCCTGGCGCTGGACAAGCGGGGGAACCTCGTCATCATCGAAAACAAGCTCGACGATTCCGGGCGCGACGTAACGTGGCAGGCGCTGAAATACGCATCCTATTGCTCCTCTCTCACCAAGGAGCAGATCCGCAGCGTCTTCCAGCACTTTTTGGATCAGCAATCCACCGGAGCCTCGGCCGCGGACCGGCTCGCCGAGTTCTTCCACGCAGAGTACGAAGAGTTGGATCTGAACCCGGGGTTCTCGCAGCGGATCATCCTCATCGCCGGTCATTTCCGCAAGGAAGTCACCTCTACGGTACTGTGGCTGATGAACTACAAGCTACAGGTCCAGTGCTTCGAAGTGACCGTGTACTCGCTTGGAGACGAGCTCTTTCTTGGCCTGGAACAGATCATTCCGCTGCGCGGGGCCGAGGAGTACATCATCGGCATAGCCGGGAAGACACAGGAAGATGCTCTCCGGCAGAAAGAAATCCCCGAGCGTCACCGCGTGCGGCGCGCATTCTGGACGTACGTGCTCGAGCGCATGAATGGGGAAACCGACCTCTTCCGCAACATCAGCCCGGGCAACGACGCGTGGATCGGGACCGGCTCGGGGATCGGCGGTATCGTGTTCAACATGGTGGCCACGCGCAGCGCGTCCCGCGTCGAGGTTTACATCAACCGGGAGCGGCAGGAGAACGAGCTGATCTTCGATGCGCTGTTCGCGCGGCGCGTGGAGTTCGAAGCGGCGATGGCGATGCCGATCCACTGGTTCCGTAACGACGAGGGCAAGGGCTGCCGCATCGACGTGACTACTGACGGCAATCTGTACGACCGGGATCGCTGGCCCGAGATGGCCGATTTCCTGATTCGAACGACGATCCGCTTCGTTGCCACTTTCAGGGAGCCTCTGCACGAGGTGGTGCGGGCAATCCGCGCGCGCTGA
- a CDS encoding DUF4157 domain-containing protein — protein sequence MKTRLQKKASQPSEVTDVTPPRVRARARGDALAAPGAAHRFDGIPIHPPSPRADEPVREAGDVHETARRGVAGPGAEMPHLRAIQRSFGRHDLSGVRAHVAGEAAGAGERIGAAAYATGERVAFRKPPSLRTAAHEAAHVVQQRGGAVPAGAVGRAGDAHERHADAVAERVAQGGSAESLLDAYAPRAIGGGQHAVGAAVQMEDEPTLTPYKKKGVIDQYAFTEKAGQKPLWLKPAVVAFFGGAGWEVFLWAKARGFSSFAGLFMMAQASLESGYGQGNGGEAYHNLFSLMGGPKGNIGTAHGNLQKFSSYQEGLDAYAKTLNTNFAGMMAQDTGLYFQESFTPDDVNRIFRQFNYWKPPVYLGDENTDYGRDLFKQMGFIAGPLLAVIKGKIAAVGDEWNMAYQQADSPDQEDAEYWRGQTSILREEFKALNNYYVEIETARATAATKLSEHDALKAAGKIAPKPKKAATPAKAATPAAPK from the coding sequence ATGAAGACGCGTCTGCAGAAGAAGGCTTCACAGCCGAGCGAGGTCACGGACGTCACGCCGCCGCGCGTCCGCGCCCGTGCGCGTGGAGATGCGCTCGCGGCTCCGGGCGCGGCGCACCGCTTCGACGGCATCCCCATCCATCCGCCCTCCCCGCGCGCGGACGAGCCGGTGCGCGAGGCCGGGGACGTGCACGAGACGGCCCGGCGCGGCGTGGCCGGCCCCGGCGCGGAGATGCCGCATCTCCGCGCCATCCAGCGCTCCTTCGGCCGCCACGACCTGTCCGGCGTGCGCGCCCACGTGGCCGGAGAGGCGGCGGGCGCGGGCGAGCGCATCGGCGCGGCCGCGTACGCCACCGGCGAGCGCGTCGCCTTCCGCAAGCCGCCGTCGCTGCGCACCGCGGCGCACGAGGCTGCGCACGTGGTCCAGCAGCGCGGCGGCGCGGTGCCGGCGGGCGCCGTCGGCCGCGCGGGCGACGCGCACGAGCGCCACGCCGACGCGGTGGCCGAGCGCGTGGCGCAGGGCGGCTCGGCGGAATCGCTGCTCGACGCCTACGCCCCGCGCGCGATCGGCGGCGGCCAGCACGCGGTCGGCGCGGCGGTGCAGATGGAGGACGAGCCCACCCTCACGCCCTACAAGAAGAAGGGCGTGATCGACCAGTACGCGTTCACCGAGAAGGCGGGGCAGAAGCCGCTCTGGCTCAAGCCGGCCGTGGTCGCCTTCTTCGGCGGCGCCGGGTGGGAGGTGTTCCTCTGGGCGAAGGCGAGGGGATTCTCGTCGTTCGCCGGGCTGTTCATGATGGCCCAGGCGTCGCTGGAGTCGGGGTACGGCCAGGGGAACGGAGGCGAGGCGTACCACAACCTGTTCTCCCTGATGGGCGGTCCCAAGGGGAACATCGGCACGGCGCACGGCAACCTGCAGAAATTCTCCAGCTACCAGGAAGGGCTGGACGCGTACGCGAAGACGCTCAACACCAACTTCGCGGGGATGATGGCGCAGGACACCGGCCTCTACTTCCAGGAGAGCTTCACGCCCGACGACGTCAACCGGATCTTCCGCCAGTTCAACTACTGGAAGCCGCCCGTCTACCTGGGTGACGAGAACACCGACTACGGCCGCGACCTGTTCAAGCAGATGGGCTTCATCGCCGGGCCGCTCCTGGCCGTGATCAAGGGGAAGATCGCCGCGGTCGGAGACGAGTGGAACATGGCCTACCAGCAGGCCGACTCGCCGGACCAGGAGGACGCGGAGTACTGGCGCGGCCAGACCTCCATCCTGCGCGAGGAGTTCAAGGCGCTGAACAACTACTACGTGGAGATCGAGACCGCGCGCGCCACCGCGGCCACGAAGCTCTCCGAGCACGACGCGCTCAAGGCCGCCGGCAAGATCGCCCCCAAGCCCAAGAAGGCCGCGACGCCGGCGAAAGCGGCCACGCCGGCTGCACCGAAATGA
- a CDS encoding polyamine aminopropyltransferase has product MHAADTEARDGGGRGVTVALFLTVLLIAACGLVYELVAGALSSYLLGDSVTQFSTVIGTYLFAMGVGSHLSRYVTRGLAWRFVTVELMVALVGGYSATALFLAFAWTDAFRLVLYLLVIVTGALVGLEIPLLMRILRDRYELKDVIANVLTFDYLGALFASLLFPILLVPRLGMVRSALAFGVVNALVALWSTHLFRDVLPRRRALQAACVASLAVLGAGVAAAERITRSAEADIYADPVIFTRDSRYQRIVLTAFRDDLRLFLNGHLQFSSRDEYRYHEALVHPGLAALPGARRVLVLGGGDGLAVREILRYPGVSVTLVDLDPEMTRLFRTNRTLVGLNRGSLNSPRVRVINDDAFVWLGSNREMFDFVVVDFPDPSNYAVGKLYTTAFYRALQAHLSRDGLVVVQSTSPMFARTAFWSIERTLAASGLRTWPYHLYVPSFGEWGFVLAGRGGYTLPESLPDGLRFLTRASLPPLFQFPADLQPVPARPNRLDDQALVRYYSDEWKQIER; this is encoded by the coding sequence GTGCACGCGGCGGACACGGAAGCGCGGGACGGCGGCGGGCGCGGCGTGACGGTCGCGCTGTTCCTCACCGTTCTCCTCATCGCCGCCTGCGGGCTGGTGTACGAGCTGGTGGCCGGCGCGCTCAGCAGCTACCTGCTGGGCGACAGCGTCACGCAGTTCTCCACCGTCATCGGCACCTACCTGTTCGCCATGGGCGTGGGGAGCCACCTGTCGCGCTACGTAACGCGCGGGCTGGCGTGGCGCTTCGTCACCGTCGAGCTGATGGTGGCGCTGGTGGGGGGATACAGCGCCACGGCGCTCTTCCTGGCCTTCGCGTGGACCGACGCGTTCCGCCTGGTGCTGTACCTGCTGGTGATCGTGACCGGCGCGCTGGTGGGGCTGGAGATCCCCCTGCTGATGCGCATCCTGCGCGACCGGTACGAGCTGAAGGACGTGATCGCCAACGTCCTGACCTTCGACTACCTGGGCGCGCTCTTCGCCTCCCTCCTCTTCCCCATCCTCCTCGTTCCCCGGCTGGGGATGGTGCGCTCGGCGCTGGCCTTCGGCGTGGTGAACGCGCTGGTCGCCCTGTGGAGCACCCATCTCTTCCGCGACGTGCTCCCCCGCCGCCGCGCGCTGCAGGCGGCGTGCGTGGCGTCGCTGGCGGTGCTGGGCGCGGGCGTGGCCGCGGCGGAGCGGATCACGCGCTCGGCCGAGGCCGACATCTACGCCGACCCGGTGATCTTCACGCGCGACTCGCGCTACCAGCGCATCGTGCTCACCGCCTTCCGCGACGACCTGCGCCTGTTCCTGAACGGGCACCTGCAGTTCAGCTCGCGCGACGAGTACCGCTACCACGAGGCGCTGGTGCACCCGGGGCTGGCCGCGCTCCCGGGCGCGCGCCGCGTGCTCGTCCTGGGCGGCGGCGACGGGCTGGCCGTGCGCGAGATCCTGCGCTACCCCGGCGTCTCGGTCACGCTGGTGGACCTGGACCCGGAGATGACCCGCCTCTTCCGCACCAACCGCACGCTGGTGGGGCTGAACCGCGGCTCGCTGAACTCGCCCCGCGTGCGGGTGATCAACGACGACGCCTTCGTGTGGCTTGGCTCCAACCGCGAGATGTTCGACTTCGTGGTGGTCGATTTTCCCGACCCCAGCAACTACGCGGTGGGAAAGCTTTACACCACCGCCTTCTACCGCGCGCTGCAGGCCCACCTCTCCCGCGACGGGCTGGTAGTGGTGCAGAGCACGTCGCCGATGTTCGCGCGCACCGCGTTCTGGAGCATCGAGCGCACGCTGGCCGCGTCGGGGCTGCGCACCTGGCCGTATCATCTCTACGTCCCCTCGTTCGGCGAGTGGGGGTTCGTGCTGGCCGGCCGTGGCGGCTACACCCTTCCCGAGTCCCTTCCTGACGGACTGCGCTTCCTGACGCGTGCCTCGCTCCCCCCGCTCTTCCAGTTTCCCGCCGACCTGCAGCCGGTGCCCGCGCGTCCCAACCGGCTCGACGACCAGGCGCTCGTGCGCTACTACAGCGACGAGTGGAAGCAGATCGAACGGTGA
- the thiC gene encoding phosphomethylpyrimidine synthase ThiC: protein MIATARPRTETPAAGDYGDAFPASRKVYVEGRHGIRVPFREIALSGGEPSLRVYDTSGPLGGDVRQGLPSVRGAWIAARDVSPVSRSYTPIPGTKVAELPKTLERPTLRGNGPVTQMYYARRGEITPEMEYVALREGVDPELVRSEVARGRAIIPANVNHPELEPMIIGRTFKVKVNANIGNSAVSSSIEEEVEKLRWATLWGADTVMDLSTGKNIHETREWIVRNSPVPIGTVPIYQALEKVGGVPEELTWEIYRDTLIEQAEQGVDYFTVHAGVLLRYIPLTANRMTGIVSRGGSIIAKWCLAHHQESFLYTRFREICEIMRAYDVSFSLGDGLRPGSIYDANDEAQFAELRTQGELNRIAWEFDVQTMNEGPGHIPMHLIQENMDKQLEWCQEAPFYTLGPLTTDIAPGYDHITSAIGAAQIGWYGTAMLCYVTPKEHLGLPNRDDVKAGVIAYRIAAHAADLAKGHPRAQEWDDALSKARFEFRWRDQFNLSLDPVTALAYHDETLPAEGAKIAHFCSMCGPKFCSMKITQDVRDYAAKLQEAEDGMAAKSAEFRAKGGEVYLPVVDSAPVAGAEREEAVAAD, encoded by the coding sequence ATGATCGCCACCGCCCGCCCCCGCACCGAGACGCCCGCCGCCGGCGACTACGGCGACGCGTTCCCCGCCTCTCGCAAGGTGTACGTGGAGGGACGCCACGGCATCCGCGTGCCGTTCCGCGAGATCGCGCTCTCCGGCGGCGAGCCGTCCCTGCGCGTCTACGACACCAGCGGCCCGCTGGGCGGCGACGTGCGCCAGGGTCTTCCCTCCGTGCGCGGCGCCTGGATCGCCGCGCGCGACGTCTCCCCCGTCTCCCGCAGCTACACGCCCATCCCCGGGACGAAGGTAGCCGAGCTGCCGAAGACGCTGGAGCGGCCGACGCTGCGCGGCAACGGCCCGGTCACGCAGATGTACTACGCGCGCCGCGGCGAGATCACCCCCGAGATGGAGTACGTCGCGCTGCGCGAGGGGGTCGATCCCGAGCTGGTGCGCTCCGAGGTGGCGCGCGGGCGGGCCATCATCCCCGCCAACGTCAACCATCCCGAGCTGGAGCCGATGATCATCGGCCGCACGTTCAAGGTGAAGGTGAACGCCAACATCGGGAACTCGGCCGTCTCCTCGAGCATCGAGGAGGAGGTGGAGAAGCTGCGCTGGGCCACGCTCTGGGGCGCGGACACGGTGATGGACCTCAGCACGGGGAAGAACATCCACGAGACGCGCGAGTGGATCGTGCGCAACTCGCCCGTACCCATCGGCACCGTGCCCATCTACCAGGCGCTGGAGAAGGTGGGCGGGGTGCCCGAGGAGCTGACCTGGGAGATCTACCGCGACACGCTGATCGAGCAGGCCGAGCAGGGGGTGGATTACTTCACCGTGCACGCGGGCGTGCTGCTGCGCTACATCCCGCTGACGGCGAACCGGATGACGGGAATCGTGAGCCGCGGCGGGTCGATCATCGCCAAGTGGTGCCTGGCGCACCACCAGGAGAGCTTCCTGTACACGCGCTTCCGCGAGATCTGCGAGATCATGCGCGCGTACGACGTGAGCTTCTCGCTGGGCGACGGCTTAAGGCCGGGCTCCATCTACGACGCCAACGACGAGGCGCAGTTCGCGGAGCTGCGCACGCAGGGCGAGCTGAACCGGATCGCGTGGGAGTTCGACGTCCAGACCATGAACGAGGGGCCGGGGCACATCCCCATGCACCTCATCCAGGAGAACATGGACAAGCAGCTCGAATGGTGCCAGGAGGCGCCGTTCTACACGCTCGGCCCGCTGACCACGGACATCGCGCCGGGATACGATCACATCACGTCGGCCATCGGCGCGGCGCAGATCGGCTGGTACGGCACGGCGATGCTGTGCTACGTCACCCCGAAGGAGCACCTCGGCCTTCCCAACCGTGACGACGTGAAGGCGGGGGTCATCGCCTACCGCATCGCGGCGCATGCGGCGGACCTGGCCAAGGGGCATCCCCGCGCGCAGGAGTGGGACGACGCGCTCAGCAAGGCGCGCTTCGAGTTCCGCTGGCGCGACCAGTTCAACCTGTCGCTGGACCCGGTGACGGCGCTGGCGTACCACGACGAGACGCTGCCGGCCGAGGGCGCCAAGATCGCGCACTTCTGCAGCATGTGCGGCCCCAAGTTCTGCTCGATGAAGATCACGCAGGACGTGCGCGACTACGCCGCGAAGCTGCAGGAAGCGGAGGATGGCATGGCCGCGAAGAGCGCCGAGTTCCGCGCCAAGGGCGGCGAGGTGTACCTGCCGGTGGTGGATTCGGCGCCCGTCGCTGGGGCCGAGCGGGAGGAGGCGGTCGCGGCGGATTGA
- a CDS encoding tetratricopeptide repeat protein, with protein MSTPEAGHERADQLAARAYEEEQLGRWDPAARLYALSFRRAVLTGEVEQAADSLRGQARVLIQEERFDEAEELVELSREIAERSGLIQSAGRALNVLGIIRFKQRRWEEARAYYRRALERAIDVGDDDLAGLASQNAGVIAYYLGDLREARALYLESIGSFVRSGNSGNALLTYNNLGLACVNLRDWLEADIYYSRGIEIAERHSKSPLLAKLYGNRAEALIQIGELDEAVSSLEKAEAAAAAVGDRDAMADVFRLRAMIARLGGDFVTAEGAAGHALELATDPSMERAEAWREMAALRVAQGLTADAREAYRAAGAIYRHLGGDTYAAATDAEIAALDGV; from the coding sequence ATGAGCACGCCTGAAGCCGGCCACGAGCGGGCCGACCAGCTCGCCGCGCGCGCCTACGAGGAGGAGCAGCTGGGGCGCTGGGACCCCGCGGCGCGCCTGTATGCGCTCTCCTTCCGCCGTGCCGTTCTGACGGGCGAGGTGGAGCAGGCCGCCGACTCGCTCCGCGGCCAGGCCCGCGTGCTCATCCAGGAAGAGCGCTTCGACGAGGCAGAGGAGCTGGTGGAGCTCAGCCGCGAGATCGCCGAGCGGTCGGGGCTGATCCAGTCGGCGGGGCGCGCGCTGAACGTGCTGGGCATCATCCGCTTCAAGCAGCGCCGCTGGGAAGAAGCGCGCGCCTACTACCGCCGCGCACTGGAGCGGGCCATCGACGTGGGAGACGACGACCTCGCCGGGCTCGCCTCCCAGAACGCGGGGGTGATCGCCTACTACCTGGGAGACCTGCGGGAGGCGCGCGCCCTCTACCTGGAGAGCATCGGCTCTTTCGTGCGCTCCGGGAACAGCGGCAACGCGCTCCTTACGTACAACAATCTGGGACTGGCCTGCGTGAACCTGCGCGACTGGCTGGAGGCCGACATCTACTATTCGCGCGGGATAGAGATCGCCGAGCGCCACTCCAAGTCGCCGCTGCTGGCCAAGCTGTATGGAAATCGAGCGGAGGCGCTGATCCAGATCGGCGAGCTCGACGAAGCCGTCTCGTCGCTCGAGAAGGCCGAGGCTGCCGCGGCGGCAGTCGGCGACCGGGACGCGATGGCAGACGTCTTCAGGCTCCGGGCGATGATCGCGCGGCTGGGGGGAGATTTCGTCACGGCGGAAGGTGCGGCCGGGCACGCGCTGGAGCTGGCGACGGATCCGTCGATGGAGCGGGCCGAGGCGTGGCGCGAGATGGCCGCGCTGCGGGTGGCGCAGGGGCTGACGGCAGACGCGCGCGAGGCCTACCGCGCGGCCGGTGCGATCTACCGCCACCTCGGAGGAGACACGTATGCCGCCGCAACTGACGCGGAGATTGCGGCGCTCGACGGGGTATGA
- a CDS encoding S-adenosylmethionine decarboxylase — protein MSGREWLVEAHGCRPAALADPAALRTLFARMVGELGLHPVAEPQWHQFPGPGGITGVCLLSESHLSVHTFPEHGSLCLDLFCCVPRAEWDYEARLRELFGATEVTVRAVDRPYAAVPAARP, from the coding sequence GTGAGCGGGCGCGAGTGGCTGGTCGAGGCGCATGGCTGCCGCCCGGCCGCGCTGGCCGACCCGGCCGCGCTGCGCACGCTGTTCGCGCGCATGGTCGGCGAGCTGGGGCTGCACCCGGTGGCCGAGCCGCAGTGGCACCAGTTCCCGGGGCCCGGCGGCATCACCGGGGTGTGCCTGCTGTCCGAGAGCCACCTGTCGGTGCACACCTTTCCCGAGCACGGCTCGCTCTGCCTGGACCTGTTCTGCTGCGTCCCCCGGGCGGAGTGGGACTACGAGGCGCGGCTGCGCGAGCTGTTCGGCGCCACCGAGGTGACGGTGCGCGCCGTGGACCGGCCGTACGCCGCCGTTCCCGCCGCCCGCCCGTGA